A region of the Gammaproteobacteria bacterium genome:
CACGTATTGGCAGTGGTGCAGTTGAGGAACTGAGAACGTTCCTCAAGGAATACGGTGATTGCCGATTGGTAATCATCGACACCCTAGCGAAAATTCGTCCTGAAGGTAAAAACAACGAATTGCTGTACACTGCTGACTATGCGGTAGGTGCTGCATTATTACCGCTAGCCGCAGAATTCAATATTGGCATTGTGTTGGTACATCACACTCGGAAAGCGGTATCTGATGATCATCTTGAAACTGTCAGTGGTAGTACTGGCCTGACTGGTGGCGTAGATAACGTGATTGTATTGAAGCGTGCCCGTGGGACGGATGAGGCAATGCTGTATGTCGATGGTAGAGATATCGAAAAGCCTGGTGAATATGGGTTGAAATGGGATGGACAGTTAGCCAAATGGACAATTAGCGAAGAGGGGGCGGTAGTCGGATTTTCTCCTGAACGGAAAGCAGTTTTTGACATTATCAAACAACACGGGCCTATCAATGGAAAAGATGTCACGCAATTGTTGAACCCAGGTGTTCATATAGAACGAAACTCAAAAGAATGGGCAACTACGAGAAAGATAATATCGAGGTTCGTCGAGTCAGGGTCAGTCGTGAGCAGTACCAATGGTTTCACCATTAAAGGT
Encoded here:
- a CDS encoding hypothetical protein (Evidence 5 : Unknown function) yields the protein MVIIDTLAKIRPEGKNNELLYTADYAVGAALLPLAAEFNIGIVLVHHTRKAVSDDHLETVSGSTGLTGGVDNVIVLKRARGTDEAMLYVDGRDIEKPGEYGLKWDGQLAKWTISEEGAVVGFSPERKAVFDIIKQHGPINGKDVTQLLNPGVHIERNSKEWATTRKIISRFVESGSVVSSTNGFTIKGLRDE